A genome region from Rhizophagus irregularis chromosome 14, complete sequence includes the following:
- a CDS encoding uncharacterized protein (SECRETED:cutsite_SQA-YK; SECRETED:prob_0.8896); SECRETED:SignalP(1-23), translated as MKLQSFYLLTIFFMCLSVLESQAYKATIKQTLGVLCRFWVEDANHNRIAGDGKRHYHTCDGADKVIEFGNQQYYIVAKVEASLQLEKVRGPFDGDHSCFFYGTIGNWSFDC; from the exons ATGAAACTTCAAAGCTTTTACCTTCTTACCATCTTTTTCATGTGTTTATCTGTTCTTGAAAGCCAAG cATATAAGGCCACAATAAAACAGACTTTGGGCGTTTTGTGCAGATTTTGGGTAGAAGATGCAAATCATAATCGCATAGCTGGTGATGGAAAAAGACACTACCATACTTGTGATGGCGCAGATAAGGTCATTGAATTTGGCAATCAACAGTACTATATTGTTGCGAAAGTTGAAGCTAGTTTGCAGCTAGAAAAAGTCCGAGGTCCTTTCGATGGCGATCATTCGTGTTTTTTTTATGGCACTATTGGTAATTGGAGTTTTGACtgttaa